In Alteromonas naphthalenivorans, one DNA window encodes the following:
- a CDS encoding TonB-dependent receptor plug domain-containing protein, producing MKVLTGLLLALLTPLWAVSQTIDSNHLALDALMDLDVQLSTVTRRLRDAEENAASIYVLPGDEIKRSGVTSIPQALSLVPGVQVRKIDNNNWAITLRGVAGRFSSRMLVLVNGQSIYDAVDGGVNWEALNIPLYDIERIEVVRSNGGLSWGNNATNGVVNIITKHSEDTRGLLSNLEVGSELTNASIRFGKDLDSLGSFRVHAFSKNLRESNNAYFTISPNDSNHTQGVGTRFDLNLSDTVFMLVQGEYQNIDIRNVVLTPDLVTNITQFNEDIETRDLFNFAVRLDHIIDTNTSQVFQVTYNNEEYDSFYFEDKQDDVSIDYLISSQINTVQFDFGLNYRHIDLKLTSNDYLTSLNDLDSLQYYSAFLQAQYEHLPSQISVSVGTKVERNSAIGWEHQPSVKVIWEVSEMSKLWASISKGSRFPSFTEMDLSFRAAGIPFGNIILAQIIQGNRDIQAEQSVSKEVGYRYNARQLNIDLSLFKTDADNVLTTDVAIIPPASFIQTFVSDGSLDTYGGEVFVDWQVASWLNTELTYSFAKIDYDLSENLQSPTGENSKVEQWLFKTSLQLNDVHSLFTTTRWEKGEAYSTDDYYALDVSWQWQLSENLQFSATGNNLFISDRVEYTNTRQLFVVPSFIEPSFVINFSYFFE from the coding sequence ATGAAAGTTTTAACCGGACTATTGCTTGCTTTGCTTACCCCCCTTTGGGCGGTCTCGCAGACGATAGATAGTAACCATCTAGCGTTAGATGCGTTAATGGATTTAGATGTCCAACTTTCTACTGTTACCCGTCGCTTACGTGATGCAGAGGAAAATGCTGCTTCCATTTATGTTCTCCCTGGCGATGAAATAAAACGTTCAGGTGTGACTTCTATTCCCCAAGCACTGTCACTTGTACCTGGAGTACAGGTGCGGAAAATCGATAACAACAACTGGGCTATTACGTTACGAGGGGTTGCTGGGCGTTTTTCTAGCCGAATGCTAGTGCTCGTGAACGGACAGAGCATATACGATGCCGTTGATGGTGGAGTCAACTGGGAAGCACTTAATATTCCGTTATATGATATTGAACGAATTGAAGTGGTTAGAAGCAATGGAGGATTATCGTGGGGAAATAATGCCACCAACGGCGTGGTCAATATTATTACAAAACACAGTGAAGATACCCGTGGCTTGTTGAGCAACCTAGAGGTGGGAAGCGAACTGACAAATGCCTCAATTCGCTTTGGCAAAGATCTCGATTCTTTGGGGTCGTTTAGGGTTCACGCTTTTAGCAAAAACCTACGTGAATCAAACAATGCCTATTTCACTATTTCTCCCAACGATAGCAATCATACTCAAGGGGTCGGTACACGCTTCGATCTCAATTTAAGTGATACTGTGTTCATGCTAGTACAGGGGGAATATCAAAATATAGACATTAGAAATGTCGTGTTAACACCTGATTTAGTAACAAATATTACCCAATTTAACGAAGATATAGAAACAAGAGACTTATTTAATTTTGCGGTTCGTCTTGACCATATTATCGATACCAATACCAGCCAAGTTTTCCAGGTAACCTATAACAACGAAGAGTACGATTCGTTTTATTTTGAAGACAAACAAGACGATGTCAGTATCGATTATTTAATTAGTTCGCAAATCAACACGGTTCAGTTCGACTTTGGATTAAATTATCGACATATCGATTTGAAGCTGACAAGCAATGACTATCTCACCTCACTGAATGATCTTGATAGCTTGCAGTATTACAGTGCTTTTCTACAGGCTCAGTATGAACACCTTCCTAGCCAAATTAGCGTTAGCGTAGGAACTAAAGTTGAACGAAATAGTGCCATAGGATGGGAGCATCAACCCTCAGTTAAGGTGATCTGGGAAGTGAGTGAGATGTCTAAGCTCTGGGCTTCAATATCAAAAGGCAGTCGCTTTCCATCGTTCACTGAAATGGATCTATCCTTCCGGGCTGCCGGTATCCCATTCGGCAATATCATATTGGCGCAAATCATCCAAGGAAATAGAGATATACAAGCTGAACAGTCAGTTTCAAAGGAGGTAGGTTACCGCTACAACGCGAGGCAACTTAATATCGATTTATCGTTGTTTAAAACTGATGCTGATAATGTCCTTACCACAGACGTTGCGATAATTCCGCCTGCGTCATTTATTCAGACATTTGTCTCTGACGGTAGCCTTGATACCTATGGGGGAGAGGTATTTGTAGATTGGCAAGTCGCTTCTTGGCTCAATACAGAACTGACTTATAGTTTTGCGAAAATCGACTACGATCTCTCAGAAAATTTACAATCACCGACGGGCGAAAATTCAAAAGTCGAACAGTGGCTGTTTAAAACAAGTTTGCAGCTTAATGATGTTCACTCACTATTTACTACTACTCGCTGGGAGAAGGGAGAAGCGTACAGTACTGATGACTACTATGCGTTAGACGTGTCATGGCAATGGCAATTATCGGAGAACCTTCAGTTCAGTGCGACCGGAAATAATTTGTTTATTAGCGATAGGGTTGAGTATACAAATACACGGCAACTTTTTGTTGTTCCTTCGTTTATTGAACCTTCTTTTGTAATCAACTTCAGCTACTTTTTTGAGTAA
- a CDS encoding YfiR family protein — translation MKNYIKIVLIISLSALSLSESHARSSNRENAIKAGFIYNFALYSTGEWFDPNTSDFYRICSNDSDFVKAAQITLASQRVKGKPVVATYIDHAEAGCHSLFIVERNEHQPVSLDSVEFVSTMIISESKNIAQWSGHINLFKTGGKIRFEIAPQRLNRSNIVLSSKVMRLGRVVDTPREPW, via the coding sequence ATGAAGAATTACATCAAAATAGTACTAATCATCTCTTTAAGCGCTCTGTCACTGAGTGAGTCTCATGCTCGCTCTAGCAACAGAGAAAATGCAATAAAAGCGGGGTTTATCTACAACTTTGCGCTTTACAGTACTGGTGAGTGGTTCGATCCCAATACCAGTGATTTCTATAGGATATGCAGCAACGATTCTGATTTTGTAAAGGCAGCGCAAATTACACTTGCGAGTCAGAGGGTAAAAGGAAAGCCTGTAGTGGCTACTTACATTGATCATGCCGAGGCGGGTTGTCACTCACTGTTTATCGTAGAAAGAAACGAACATCAGCCAGTTTCTCTTGATAGTGTTGAGTTCGTCAGTACTATGATTATTTCAGAGTCAAAGAATATTGCTCAGTGGTCGGGGCATATAAACTTATTCAAAACGGGCGGAAAAATACGTTTTGAAATAGCGCCACAAAGGCTTAATAGGTCAAATATCGTCTTAAGTTCGAAGGTAATGAGATTGGGGCGAGTTGTTGACACGCCGCGAGAGCCATGGTGA
- a CDS encoding putative bifunctional diguanylate cyclase/phosphodiesterase — MAVASFSTLITLLVMSVYQINILSSAEIRRVNSLAQILAPNVTASLIFNDKETIHELIEPLAHQDSVVMVSVIDEQGDEFTSIDIAENAARLDKQALTKTEASLEAYDSYYGSLIIYTDDSSIRKHVSFYLIFLGAIFIAIIILGFFLSLFASKRFIYPILRLAAVVNKVTHSHDYSIRATFSSFDEIGDLTKGFNSMLETISLRDNLLESTVQQRTGELKKANIELRDQAYKDSLSGLPNRRYIYELINEVSKNSETHTFSLLFLDLDGFKEVNDTLGHDYGDLLIVDAAKRIQAIINKGDTLARLGGDEFTIFLENVVEPCVIESIANRIRYEFNKPFLIRDESVHITASIGASSYPECGKSAEEIMKKADLAMYDAKSSGRNCYRFFHASMLEKLEAKKLVISDLRQALKNDELELFYQPIYNIETRKIDKAEALIRWHHPAKGVISPQDFIPIAEENGLIVELGNWVLQNAIANVRVFRQNLCPEFCVNINVSAAQLKPEDNWLSELILSLDTANLGANAIAIEITETALMTDRKKVVEDLRLLKEKGVEIAIDDFGVGYSSLSYLQQLKIDIIKIDKSFVQQLGIDSAGTTLCKTIAQMAKNLNIKVVAEGIEDEIQLEMLTEFGCHFGQGYFIAKPAQAKKFETFFHSFKPAHITPRNALREDALL, encoded by the coding sequence ATGGCTGTGGCTTCGTTTTCTACACTTATTACGTTGTTAGTCATGTCTGTGTATCAAATCAATATCTTAAGCAGTGCTGAGATTAGGCGGGTAAACTCACTGGCACAAATACTGGCGCCAAATGTAACTGCATCACTCATTTTTAATGACAAAGAAACTATCCATGAACTTATAGAGCCACTAGCCCATCAAGACAGTGTGGTCATGGTGAGTGTGATTGATGAGCAGGGTGATGAGTTTACGTCAATTGATATCGCTGAGAATGCAGCACGATTAGATAAGCAAGCCCTCACTAAAACTGAGGCTTCGTTAGAAGCATATGACTCATATTATGGTTCACTTATTATTTATACGGATGATAGCTCAATAAGAAAACACGTGTCATTTTACCTAATATTTCTAGGCGCTATCTTTATCGCCATAATCATTCTTGGCTTTTTTCTCTCACTCTTTGCCAGCAAGCGTTTTATCTATCCTATTTTGCGCTTGGCAGCAGTGGTGAATAAGGTGACTCACAGCCATGATTACTCAATAAGAGCGACATTCAGTTCTTTTGATGAAATAGGGGATTTAACGAAGGGATTTAACTCAATGTTAGAAACTATCTCCCTTCGGGATAACTTACTAGAGAGCACGGTACAACAACGAACCGGTGAGTTGAAAAAGGCCAATATTGAATTACGTGATCAAGCTTATAAAGATAGTTTATCGGGTTTGCCAAATCGGCGTTATATTTATGAATTAATCAACGAGGTAAGTAAAAATTCAGAGACTCATACCTTTAGTTTGTTATTTCTCGACTTGGATGGTTTTAAGGAAGTAAACGATACCTTAGGCCATGATTATGGTGATTTGTTAATTGTTGATGCAGCAAAGCGTATACAGGCCATTATTAACAAAGGGGATACCCTTGCGCGACTAGGGGGTGATGAATTCACTATATTCCTAGAGAATGTGGTAGAACCCTGCGTTATTGAAAGTATTGCTAATCGAATTAGATATGAGTTTAACAAACCCTTCCTGATCCGAGATGAAAGTGTTCATATTACCGCTAGCATTGGCGCGAGTTCGTATCCAGAGTGTGGTAAGTCTGCAGAAGAGATAATGAAAAAAGCTGACTTAGCAATGTACGATGCAAAGTCGTCAGGAAGGAATTGCTATCGTTTCTTTCATGCTTCAATGTTAGAAAAACTAGAAGCCAAAAAACTGGTGATAAGCGATTTACGCCAGGCGTTAAAAAATGACGAACTAGAACTTTTCTATCAACCGATTTATAACATTGAAACACGAAAAATTGATAAGGCTGAGGCCTTAATCCGTTGGCATCATCCTGCGAAGGGCGTTATTTCACCTCAGGACTTTATTCCTATTGCGGAAGAAAATGGCTTAATTGTCGAGCTGGGAAATTGGGTTCTTCAAAATGCTATTGCCAATGTCCGCGTGTTCAGACAGAATTTATGCCCTGAATTTTGCGTAAATATTAATGTTTCCGCCGCGCAATTAAAGCCAGAAGACAACTGGTTATCTGAATTGATCCTCAGTCTCGATACCGCTAATTTAGGCGCAAATGCAATAGCGATAGAAATCACCGAGACGGCATTGATGACTGACAGGAAGAAAGTGGTTGAAGACCTACGCTTACTGAAAGAGAAAGGCGTTGAGATCGCTATTGATGACTTTGGAGTGGGTTACTCTTCGCTATCTTATTTGCAACAGTTAAAAATTGATATTATCAAGATTGACAAAAGTTTCGTCCAACAGCTAGGTATCGATTCAGCGGGTACCACACTATGCAAGACTATCGCTCAGATGGCAAAAAACCTAAATATTAAAGTGGTTGCTGAAGGGATTGAGGACGAGATTCAACTTGAGATGTTAACAGAGTTTGGTTGTCATTTTGGTCAAGGGTATTTTATTGCTAAACCAGCGCAGGCAAAAAAATTCGAAACGTTTTTCCATTCGTTTAAACCCGCCCATATAACACCGAGAAATGCGCTTAGAGAGGACGCGCTATTATAA
- a CDS encoding LytR/AlgR family response regulator transcription factor, translating into MGSSDEKLSQFFRNTERYHKWAAFLLLVIYLFLNNSINAASDWTELSRDSNNSTALWEPYLWEYSSALATALLVVPLIYFIRKLDTHSFRARTWLLWHFAFASLFSIAHVTLMVAFRELCYLLSDKEYNFGPIANEFFYEYRKDLWGYITLITFYYIIMFSYRRLIGEASVIREHDERVEVNGARGNPSTSGMPDNLLVKKLNREFLVKLSDVYWVEASGNYINLHTSKSTFPLRCTMKHFCESASEKGFIRVHRSFAIQYTFINNIAFEESGDGTAILLDGTEVAISRRYKESLKSRLTPS; encoded by the coding sequence GTGGGTAGCAGTGACGAAAAACTCAGTCAGTTTTTTCGCAATACAGAGCGATATCACAAATGGGCAGCGTTTTTACTGCTAGTGATATATTTATTTTTGAATAACTCGATTAATGCTGCATCAGATTGGACAGAGCTATCGAGGGATTCAAATAACAGTACGGCTTTGTGGGAGCCTTATCTGTGGGAATATAGCAGCGCATTGGCCACTGCATTATTAGTCGTCCCCCTTATTTATTTCATTCGTAAACTTGATACTCATTCATTTAGGGCAAGGACATGGCTACTTTGGCATTTTGCGTTTGCGAGCCTTTTTTCAATTGCACATGTCACTTTGATGGTGGCCTTTAGAGAGCTGTGCTATTTACTATCGGACAAGGAATACAATTTTGGACCTATAGCCAACGAATTTTTCTATGAGTACCGTAAGGATTTATGGGGTTATATCACCCTTATCACCTTTTATTACATCATAATGTTCAGTTATAGAAGACTTATAGGAGAGGCTTCCGTTATTCGGGAGCATGATGAGCGTGTGGAAGTTAATGGCGCTAGAGGGAATCCCTCCACCTCGGGCATGCCCGACAATTTGTTGGTAAAAAAGCTAAACAGAGAATTTTTAGTAAAACTTAGTGACGTCTATTGGGTAGAAGCATCGGGCAATTATATCAACCTTCACACCTCAAAATCGACGTTTCCATTGCGATGTACCATGAAGCACTTTTGTGAAAGCGCAAGTGAAAAAGGCTTTATTCGCGTTCACCGTTCCTTTGCTATTCAATACACATTCATAAACAATATTGCATTTGAAGAGAGTGGAGACGGGACCGCCATTTTACTGGATGGAACAGAGGTAGCTATATCACGGCGATACAAAGAAAGTTTGAAGTCGCGATTAACCCCTAGCTAA
- a CDS encoding acyltransferase family protein — MTQAINRSESTRFYALDALRVIAFGVLILYHIGMYYVLEWGWHIKSEQPQAWLQDVMILTNQWRMSLLFLISSMVLTVLLTRVEPKPLLFLKRAGELITQRTQRLMIPLLFGMFVIVAPQVYIEWTVNGVIDTTFTQFYLEYINPNTQWLAERHSDIGLLTWNHLWFLPYLWVYSLLLILLFPIMAQLAKLQIGIISFSFASSTAMVAIWLMLRNTYPTTHDLLNDWYSHAKYFLVMVVGAVIILQPKLWEALERTRYVSAVVALCMYSLIIADRHDMFGPVGDWMTEYWWFRVMVGYIVVLNHWAWLAAILGFGKRYLNKPMGWVKYLNGGVLPYYMMHQTLIVVAAYSLHSIGFPVGIQFVLILLFTLVGCALTYELAKRNMVTRLLFGLKGKSQETNRDTDTTITPSSASVYSKTAIKAPTKASY, encoded by the coding sequence ATGACACAAGCAATAAATCGCAGCGAATCAACCCGATTTTATGCACTCGATGCATTAAGAGTTATTGCGTTTGGTGTGTTAATTCTTTATCACATTGGTATGTACTACGTGTTGGAATGGGGATGGCATATCAAAAGTGAACAGCCTCAAGCGTGGCTGCAAGACGTGATGATTTTAACTAATCAGTGGCGAATGTCGCTGTTATTTCTAATTTCTTCGATGGTACTGACGGTATTGTTGACGCGCGTAGAGCCTAAACCGCTTTTATTCTTAAAACGGGCAGGGGAGTTGATAACTCAGCGAACTCAACGATTAATGATTCCGTTATTATTTGGCATGTTTGTGATAGTTGCCCCACAAGTTTATATTGAATGGACGGTTAATGGGGTGATAGACACCACTTTTACGCAGTTCTATTTAGAATACATTAACCCTAATACTCAGTGGCTTGCCGAGCGTCATTCTGACATTGGCTTACTCACGTGGAATCACCTTTGGTTTTTACCTTACTTGTGGGTGTATTCGTTACTGTTAATTTTGCTGTTTCCGATAATGGCTCAGTTAGCAAAACTCCAGATTGGAATAATAAGCTTTTCTTTTGCATCCTCTACAGCAATGGTCGCAATATGGCTAATGCTGCGAAATACATACCCCACTACACACGATTTGCTAAATGACTGGTACAGCCATGCTAAATACTTCCTTGTTATGGTGGTAGGTGCCGTTATCATTTTGCAGCCCAAGCTATGGGAAGCACTAGAGCGTACTCGTTATGTAAGCGCGGTGGTGGCGTTGTGCATGTATTCACTTATTATCGCAGATAGGCATGACATGTTTGGGCCTGTTGGCGACTGGATGACTGAGTATTGGTGGTTCAGAGTGATGGTCGGTTATATTGTAGTGCTGAATCATTGGGCTTGGTTGGCGGCGATACTGGGCTTTGGTAAGCGTTACTTAAATAAACCCATGGGCTGGGTAAAATACCTTAATGGCGGTGTGCTTCCCTACTACATGATGCACCAAACACTGATTGTAGTGGCCGCGTATAGCCTGCATTCAATAGGCTTTCCAGTAGGCATTCAGTTTGTGCTCATTTTACTATTTACGTTAGTTGGTTGTGCGCTAACTTATGAACTTGCCAAAAGAAACATGGTTACACGACTACTATTTGGCTTGAAGGGAAAGTCGCAAGAAACTAACCGAGATACTGATACAACCATTACGCCATCTTCTGCATCGGTTTATTCAAAGACCGCGATTAAAGCGCCTACTAAAGCCAGCTACTAA
- the suhB gene encoding inositol-1-monophosphatase, whose translation MHPMLNIAVRAARAAGTIIVRGFEKHNEVATESKGANDFVTQIDKDAEQAIIAKIQQSFPNHCFMGEESGETAGADTDFQWIIDPLDGTTNFIKGIPHFAVSIALLHKGRLDQAVVFDPIRSELFTASRGQGAQLNGYRIRASKPRDLNETILATGMPFKNKAKFGEYALSLNKIFHECGDIRRAGSAALDLAYVAAGRHDGYWERGIKTWDIAAGELIVREAGGLVTDFKGGNDPLYSGEIVAGSAKVVQGLVKHLK comes from the coding sequence ATGCATCCTATGCTGAATATTGCGGTGCGCGCAGCGCGTGCGGCTGGCACAATTATTGTTCGTGGTTTCGAAAAACACAACGAAGTAGCAACTGAATCAAAAGGCGCTAACGATTTCGTTACGCAAATCGATAAAGATGCTGAACAAGCTATTATTGCTAAAATTCAGCAATCATTCCCAAATCACTGCTTTATGGGCGAAGAGTCTGGCGAAACTGCCGGCGCAGATACAGATTTCCAGTGGATTATTGACCCATTAGATGGCACCACCAATTTCATTAAAGGCATTCCTCATTTTGCCGTATCAATTGCATTACTTCACAAAGGTCGTCTAGACCAAGCTGTTGTATTCGATCCTATTCGTAGCGAGTTATTCACAGCTAGCCGTGGACAAGGCGCTCAGCTAAATGGTTACCGTATTCGTGCGTCTAAGCCTCGTGATTTAAATGAGACTATTCTCGCCACTGGCATGCCGTTTAAAAACAAAGCTAAGTTTGGCGAGTATGCGCTAAGCCTAAACAAAATTTTCCATGAGTGTGGCGACATTCGCCGTGCAGGTAGTGCAGCGTTAGATTTAGCCTACGTTGCTGCTGGCCGTCATGATGGCTACTGGGAACGTGGTATTAAAACGTGGGATATCGCAGCAGGCGAACTTATTGTTCGTGAAGCTGGCGGCCTAGTAACCGACTTTAAAGGCGGTAACGATCCACTTTATAGCGGTGAAATTGTTGCTGGTAGCGCCAAGGTAGTTCAAGGCTTAGTTAAGCATTTAAAATAG
- the trmJ gene encoding tRNA (cytosine(32)/uridine(32)-2'-O)-methyltransferase TrmJ, protein MLENIRIILVSTSHTGNIGSTARAMKTMGLSSLYLVNPVHEPDGQASALAAGAGDVLANAKIVSTLEEAVSDCGLVVGTSARSRTHSWPMLGPRECGEKLVQEVSNFPVALVFGRENSGLSNEELQQCHFHMCIPANPEYSSLNLAAAVQTLCYEIRMAYLNRETYPSVEEEYPLNEDLERFYTHLETTLESTSFIRKSHPGVVMTKLRRLFNRARPESQELNILRGILASIDKSVKAPAPEPEPEIDNDNESPN, encoded by the coding sequence ATGCTCGAGAACATCCGTATTATTTTGGTGAGTACATCACACACTGGCAACATTGGCTCTACAGCGAGAGCAATGAAAACCATGGGCTTGAGTAGCCTTTATTTAGTTAATCCTGTTCATGAGCCTGATGGCCAAGCAAGTGCCTTGGCAGCAGGTGCTGGAGACGTCCTCGCCAATGCTAAAATAGTGAGTACATTAGAAGAAGCCGTGTCTGATTGTGGTTTGGTGGTCGGTACTTCGGCCCGTTCTAGAACCCATTCATGGCCTATGCTTGGGCCACGTGAATGCGGCGAAAAACTAGTACAGGAAGTCAGTAATTTCCCCGTAGCACTGGTATTTGGTCGTGAAAATAGTGGATTAAGCAACGAAGAGTTGCAGCAGTGTCACTTCCATATGTGTATTCCAGCAAATCCTGAATATAGCTCGCTTAACTTAGCTGCCGCGGTACAAACCTTATGTTATGAAATTCGTATGGCCTATCTTAATCGCGAAACCTACCCCAGCGTTGAAGAAGAGTACCCACTAAACGAAGATTTAGAGCGTTTCTATACCCATCTGGAAACGACTTTGGAAAGCACCTCTTTCATTCGTAAAAGCCATCCTGGTGTAGTGATGACTAAACTTCGACGTTTGTTCAATCGCGCGCGTCCTGAGTCTCAAGAACTGAACATACTACGTGGTATATTGGCGTCTATCGATAAATCGGTGAAAGCGCCAGCGCCTGAACCTGAGCCTGAAATTGATAACGATAATGAATCACCTAACTAG
- the cysE gene encoding serine O-acetyltransferase — MFSRIKDDIQGVFHRDPAARNTFEVLTNYPGLHAVWLHRVSHKLWKANWKWLARSLSTFNRWLTGIEIHPGATLGRRVFIDHGMGVVIGETAEVGDDVTLYHGVTLGGTSWTPGKRHPTLEKGAVVGAGAKVLGPITIGENAKVGSNSVVVKDIPAGATAVGIPGRIIISKQQSDAAQVNPNRNKIAEKYGFDAYAVAPDNPDPVANAMGIMLEHMHQMDTKVEEMCKVIQSLGGDVCTDNLHNISAQDFADTGIEFADESKAKAGQEAFDPTI; from the coding sequence GTGTTCTCTAGAATTAAAGATGACATTCAAGGGGTATTTCATCGCGATCCAGCGGCACGAAATACCTTTGAGGTTTTAACCAACTATCCAGGTTTACATGCGGTATGGCTGCATCGTGTTAGCCACAAATTGTGGAAAGCCAACTGGAAATGGTTGGCACGTAGCCTCTCTACATTTAACCGTTGGCTGACTGGGATTGAAATTCACCCCGGTGCTACCTTAGGGCGCCGTGTATTTATCGACCATGGCATGGGCGTAGTGATTGGTGAAACTGCAGAAGTGGGCGACGATGTTACTTTGTATCACGGGGTGACATTGGGCGGTACAAGTTGGACGCCGGGGAAACGTCATCCTACGTTAGAAAAAGGCGCCGTAGTGGGCGCGGGCGCTAAAGTGCTTGGTCCTATTACCATAGGGGAAAATGCCAAAGTAGGCTCAAACTCCGTAGTGGTGAAAGATATACCTGCGGGGGCAACTGCAGTGGGTATTCCTGGGCGTATAATTATCTCTAAACAACAAAGTGATGCAGCGCAGGTTAACCCCAACCGCAATAAAATTGCGGAAAAATATGGGTTCGATGCTTATGCAGTTGCGCCTGACAATCCAGATCCTGTCGCTAATGCCATGGGCATCATGCTGGAGCATATGCATCAAATGGATACCAAGGTGGAAGAGATGTGCAAAGTGATTCAATCACTCGGCGGTGACGTTTGTACTGATAACTTGCATAACATATCTGCGCAAGATTTCGCTGATACGGGTATTGAGTTTGCAGATGAGAGTAAAGCTAAAGCTGGCCAAGAGGCGTTTGACCCAACAATCTAA